From the genome of Candidatus Neomarinimicrobiota bacterium, one region includes:
- a CDS encoding DUF3566 domain-containing protein, with protein sequence MILELKSIDVWSAVKIIFLVMFILHLLLGIGGYFIIIFGVNFVSAFLNSTIYSDEATLPGFFGLPIGLFIIAMISSGASLVYAGLGALMALLYNAFARWGGGVIVNASESSDSKKPKLVVKSRPEPEEENNKE encoded by the coding sequence ATGATACTTGAATTAAAATCCATAGACGTCTGGTCCGCAGTTAAAATCATATTTCTTGTTATGTTCATTCTGCATTTGCTGCTTGGTATCGGCGGATATTTTATTATCATATTCGGTGTAAATTTTGTGTCGGCTTTTCTGAACAGCACAATCTACTCGGATGAAGCGACGCTGCCCGGTTTTTTTGGATTACCCATCGGATTGTTCATCATAGCGATGATTTCCTCAGGAGCGAGCCTGGTTTACGCTGGTTTGGGCGCTCTGATGGCGTTGTTGTATAATGCGTTCGCCAGGTGGGGAGGCGGTGTGATTGTCAATGCGAGCGAGAGCAGCGATTCGAAGAAGCCGAAGCTTGTTGTTAAAAGCAGACCCGAGCCTGAAGAAGAAAATAACAAGGAATGA